A genome region from Hevea brasiliensis isolate MT/VB/25A 57/8 chromosome 9, ASM3005281v1, whole genome shotgun sequence includes the following:
- the LOC131182848 gene encoding uncharacterized protein LOC131182848: MPESEGKADARISGEFERKWQNAGISVSTLKKEKTQRSSSSSWVPEESFKNTNANCTDKDQQQLPAYDPLSHVAKKERSRLRSAENAIHLIPLVLVLCAIILWFFSNPGRAQNYLVLRIQLFNRYFISPIILMDRTEVVIADLPRYLHVGFDS; this comes from the exons ATGCCGGAAAGCGAGGGAAAAGCCGATGCTCGAATCTCCGGAGAATTTGAGCGAAAATGG CAAAACGCTGGGATCTCTGTCTCCACATTGAAGAAGGAGAAGACGCAGAGATCATCGAGCAGTTCTTGGGTGCCTGAAGAGTCCTTCAAGAACACCAATGCAAATTGCACTGACAAAGACCAGCAGCAACTTCCCGCTTACGATCCTCTTTCCCACGTCGCCAAGAAGGAGAGGTCTCGTCTCAGATCTGCAGAGAACGCAATCCATCTCATCCCTCTTGTTCTCGTTCTCTGTGCCATTATCCTTTGGTTCTTCTCCAACCCAG GAAGAGCACAAAATTATTTGGTCCTTCGGATCCAACTCTTCAATCGTTATTTCATCTCACCCATCATATTGATGGATAGGACAGAAGTTGTGATTGCTGACTTACCTAGATATTTACATGTGGGTTTTGATTCTTAA
- the LOC110647820 gene encoding GTP-binding protein YPTM2: MNPEYDYLFKLLLIGDSGVGKSCLLLRFADDSYLESYISTIGVDFKIRTVEQDGKTIKLQIWDTAGQERFRTITSSYYRGAHGIIVVYDVTDQESFNNVKQWLSEIDRYASENVNKLLVGNKNDLTANKVVSYETAKAFADEIGIPFMETSAKNATNVEQAFMAMASEIKNRMASQPAMNNARPPTVQIRGQPVNQKSGCCSS, translated from the exons ATGAATCCTGAATA TGATTATTTGTTCAAGCTTTTGCTAATTGGAGATTCAGGTGTCGGCAAATCTTGTCTACTTCTGAGGTTTGCT GATGATTCCTATCTGGAGAGCTACATCAGTACCATTGGAGTTGACTTT AAAATCCGCACTGTGGAGCAAGATGGGAAAACTATTAAACTCCAAATT TGGGACACAGCAGGGCAAGAACGTTTTAGGACAATTACAAGTAGCTACTATCGAGGAGCCCATGGCATTATT GTTGTTTATGATGTCACAGATCAAGAAAGCTTCAATAATGTTAAACAATGGTTGAGTGAAATTGACCGCTATGCAAGTGAAAACGTGAACAAGCTTCTTGTTGGTAACAAGAATGACCTTACAGCGAACAAAGTTGTCTCATATGAGACTGCAAAG GCATTTGCTGATGAAATTGGGATCCCTTTCATGGAGACAAGTGCTAAAAACGCCACAAATGTTGAGCAGGCTTTCATGGCTATGGCTTCTGAAATCAAGAATAG GATGGCGAGCCAACCGGCAATGAACAATGCAAGGCCCCCAACTGTGCAGATTCGAGGACAGCCTGTCAATCAGAAGTCTGGATGCTGCTCATCTTGA
- the LOC131182847 gene encoding 2-oxoglutarate-dependent dioxygenase 21, chloroplastic-like, with protein MRALSSQVCGAIMESLSLSSTFWQNKIEQGMQMMGINCYESACQLNNIWTGIAPHTDHTIFTLLVQSSPGLQVMNPSDGCWNAAPGPKGSLHVLVGDHLQVLSNGKYKSVIHRAVPGSEERRLSVASFHSFAMDEVVEPAMELVDKEHPNYKGSSVRDYLNYLSSKESKPFLETLKIVS; from the coding sequence ATGAGGGCATTGAGCAGTCAAGTATGTGGAGCTATAATGGAAAGTTTGAGCTTGAGTTCAACATTTTGGCAAAACAAAATTGAACAAGGAATGCAGATGATGGGTATAAACTGTTATGAATCAGCTTGTCAATTGAACAACATCTGGACAGGAATAGCACCACATACGGACCATACTATATTCACTCTTCTTGTACAGAGCAGTCCTGGCCTCCAGGTGATGAACCCTAGTGATGGTTGTTGGAACGCTGCCCCAGGACCTAAAGGTTCCTTGCATGTCCTAGTTGGGGACCACCTTCAGGTCCTTAGCAATGGCAAATACAAGAGTGTTATACACCGAGCAGTACCTGGTTCAGAGGAAAGAAGGTTATCTGTTGCCAGTTTCCATAGCTTTGCAATGGATGAGGTGGTGGAGCCTGCAATGGAATTGGTGGACAAGGAGCATCCAAACTACAAGGGAAGTAGTGTAAGGGACTACCTCAACTATCTTTCCTCTAAAGAGTCAAAACCCTTCCTTGAAACTCTTAAAATTGTATCTTAA
- the LOC110647821 gene encoding flavanone 3-dioxygenase 3, translated as MGSLINDDYPIQLSSAPFIDFSILLNQDSRIKNDVIKEIGKACQDFGFFSIINHGIGESLIEDVMDANSRFFDMPIEEKKELLSNDVYKPVRFETFIQDDKENGKLTREFLKLYAHPIGDWIGSWPGNPPDYRYLKFLTFFFLNSVSIKIRTRDPTILKIISISTCLSFIHKLQEWKIMLF; from the exons ATGGGAAGTTTGATAAATGATGATTATCCTATCCAGCTTTCAAGTGCACCCTTCATTGATTTCTCAATACTCTTGAACCAAGATTCTCGGATAAAGAATGACGTCATCAAAGAAATTGGCAAAGCTTGTCAAGATTTTGGTTTCTTCAGT ATCATTAATCATGGGATAGGTGAATCATTGATAGAAGATGTCATGGACGCAAACTCAAGATTTTTTGACATGCCaatagaagagaaaaaggagCTGCTGTCTAATGATGTCTACAAGCCAGTAAGATTTGAGACATTTATTCAGGATGATAAAGAAAATGGGAAACTCACAAGGGAATTTCTGAAGCTTTATGCCCATCCAATAGGAGATTGGATAGGATCTTGGCCTGGAAATCCACCAGATTACAGATATCTTAAATTTTTAacgtttttctttttaaattcggTTTCAATTAAGATTCGAACTCGAGATCCCACAATTTTAAAGATCATTTCAATTAGTACTTGCTTGTCTTTTATACATAAACTTCAAGAATGGAAAATTATGCTATTTTAA